From Magnolia sinica isolate HGM2019 chromosome 13, MsV1, whole genome shotgun sequence, one genomic window encodes:
- the LOC131224195 gene encoding organelle RRM domain-containing protein 6, chloroplastic-like, whose amino-acid sequence MEEQERATFCYGKLLDVFIPWNRHLNRSRGFAFIRFFYEQEAFNAIQCLHRRRIDGRVVHIDWAKGQPRRGTIEPGTSQPQHQATIQASDRSFAATVRAPKVGANIQTTGSSRFTTIADSRAVENRLRMLNLALVGTAIDSNV is encoded by the exons ATGGAAGAGCAAGAACGGGCAACTTT TTGTTATGGGAAATTACTGGATGTCTTCATTCCTTGGAATCGGCATCTAAATCGCTCTCGTGGGTTCGCCTTCATTCGATTTTTCTATGAGCAGGAAGCGTTCAATGCAATTCAATGTTTGCACAGGCGGAGGATTGATGGTAGGGTTGTGCATATTGACTGGGCAAAAGGGCAACCTCGAAGAGGAACAATAGAACCGGGAACATCACAACCCCAACATCAGGCAACAATCCAGGCTTCGGATAGGTCGTTTGCTGCAACAGTAAGAGCGCCAAAGGTAGGTGCTAATATTCAGACGACAGGGAGCTCGAGATTCACCACCATTGCCGATTCTAGGGCAGTGGAGAACAGGTTGCGAATGTTGAATCTGGCTTTGGTGGGGACTGCAATTGACTCGAATGTTTGA
- the LOC131224077 gene encoding heavy metal-associated isoprenylated plant protein 39-like encodes MDMKEKKLTVTGDVDPIDIVQKLRKGWFTEIILVGPTKEPEKKKEEPKKYEGKKQDAKKKDPNDQIAELVNAYQAYNPHLTMHYYVPSAEENPNSCVTS; translated from the coding sequence ATGGACATGAAAGAGAAGAAATTGACAGTGACCGGAGACGTGGATCCAATAGACATTGTGCAGAAGCTTCGGAAGGGCTGGTTCACCGAGatcattttggtggggcccacaaaagagccggagaagaaaaaggaagaaccCAAGAAGTATGAGGGCAAGAAACAAGATGCGAAGAAGAAGGATCCGAACGATCAGATTGCCGAGCTTGTCAATGCCTACCAGGCCTATAATCCTCATCTCACCATGCATTACTATGTCCCGAGCGCTGAAGAGAATCCAAATTCCTGTGTTACCTCTTAG